The following proteins come from a genomic window of Plasmodium vivax chromosome 3, whole genome shotgun sequence:
- a CDS encoding hypothetical protein (encoded by transcript PVX_000025A): MSDNLIDLTLKQIFNNDLNKLSNSHLYNFYDKIINDINIKCDNIYFRKVKIDDADINDETCKLWGIVYKILDNWNNCNKFSNINPKKCCDYFNYWLYGELKKDVIYNNISNIKIIYKAWDSFFNELADKKICYIRK; encoded by the exons atgtcTGATAATTTAATAGATCTTACCCTTAAGCAAATATTCAacaat gATCTGAACAAATTATCTAACtcacatttatataatttttatgataaaataattaatgatattaatattaagtgtgataatatttatttccgTAAAGTAAAGATTGATGATGCTGATATAAATGATGAAACTTGTAAACTTTGGGGAATTGTTTACAAAATATTAGATAATTGGAAtaattgtaataaatttAGTAATATAAATCCTAAAAAGTGTTGTGACTACTTTAACTATTGGTTATATGGAGAGCTCAAAAAGGATGttatatacaataatattagtaatattaaaattatatacaaagCTTGGGatagtttttttaatgaacttgccgataaaaaaatatgttatatcaggaaataa